Proteins found in one Paenibacillus borealis genomic segment:
- a CDS encoding SDR family oxidoreductase, whose amino-acid sequence MHVFVTGATGYIGSAVVRELTGAGHTVTGLCRSEEKAAGLKAAGAEVLYGTLKDLDTLRSGAAAADGVIHLAFTNDFSDFEGALALDLGAVEAMGAVLEGSGKPYITTAHANGHAIDAAVIAMAERGIRASVVSLAPSVHGEGDRGFVPMMIRIAREKGFAAYIGDGTNRWPAVHRLDAAVLYRLALESAPAGSRLLGAGDEGIPLRGIAAVIGRQLSVLAASITPEEAADHFGFLGAIAAFDITSLYNTAQASAATRELLGWQPVQPGLIDDLEAGHYFA is encoded by the coding sequence ATGCATGTTTTTGTTACAGGAGCAACGGGGTACATCGGTTCTGCGGTCGTCCGGGAACTGACCGGCGCGGGACATACCGTGACGGGTCTTTGCCGTTCTGAGGAGAAAGCCGCAGGATTAAAGGCGGCTGGGGCTGAAGTATTGTACGGCACACTGAAAGACCTTGATACTCTGCGCAGCGGCGCCGCTGCTGCGGATGGCGTGATTCATCTGGCGTTCACCAATGATTTCTCTGACTTCGAGGGGGCGCTGGCCCTGGATTTGGGGGCCGTTGAAGCTATGGGAGCGGTGCTGGAAGGCTCCGGGAAGCCGTACATTACCACGGCGCACGCGAACGGGCATGCCATAGATGCAGCAGTGATCGCAATGGCTGAGCGGGGCATCCGGGCATCCGTCGTCTCGCTTGCACCGTCCGTGCACGGCGAAGGCGATAGAGGTTTTGTGCCGATGATGATCCGCATCGCCCGGGAGAAGGGCTTCGCCGCCTACATCGGCGATGGAACGAACCGCTGGCCGGCGGTTCACCGCCTGGATGCGGCGGTGCTGTACCGCCTGGCGCTGGAATCCGCCCCGGCGGGCTCGCGGCTGCTGGGCGCCGGCGATGAAGGCATTCCGCTCCGCGGGATCGCCGCGGTCATCGGGCGGCAATTGAGCGTGCTGGCGGCCAGCATAACCCCTGAAGAAGCCGCAGACCACTTCGGCTTCCTTGGTGCTATCGCGGCCTTCGACATCACAAGCTTGTACAACACTGCGCAGGCAAGCGCGGCAACACGTGAGCTTCTGGGCTGGCAGCCGGTACAGCCCGGACTGATCGACGATCTGGAAGCAGGCCATTATTTCGCATAA
- the mltG gene encoding endolytic transglycosylase MltG, protein MKAVIRTVLILILVLAAAAGGGAWYIWNGMQPVEPAGPAVTVTIEKGMGSSQIADLLEEKGIIKNGLFFKGYLKWVQEGSSFKAGTYNVSPGDSYDTLISRMNEGDVVKEETVVFTIPEGYTAVQVADKLAEAWGQKAEVFLQLIDSGAGLEAVGTLGIPENKELRHRLEGYLFPETYELAKDSTPQQVIEAMLEQLVKKLDTIPEWKAKLANRGLTLHELMTVASLVEREVVVNEERPLVAGIIYNRLDKGQKLEIDATVQYLLDKQKERLYEKDLKVESPYNTYKQEGLPPGPISSPGLASIEAAMTPEISEYFFYVTKKDGSQGHLFAKTYKEHLANIEKSKQNQ, encoded by the coding sequence TTGAAAGCCGTGATCCGCACTGTGCTCATCTTAATTCTTGTCCTGGCAGCTGCCGCAGGGGGAGGAGCATGGTACATCTGGAATGGAATGCAGCCGGTAGAGCCCGCAGGGCCGGCCGTAACGGTTACGATAGAGAAGGGTATGGGAAGCTCGCAAATTGCCGACCTGCTCGAAGAAAAGGGAATTATCAAGAACGGATTATTTTTTAAAGGGTATCTGAAATGGGTCCAGGAGGGCTCCAGCTTCAAGGCAGGAACCTATAACGTGAGTCCGGGCGACTCATATGATACCCTGATCAGCCGGATGAACGAAGGGGATGTTGTGAAGGAAGAGACTGTTGTATTCACGATCCCTGAAGGGTACACGGCGGTTCAGGTGGCAGATAAGCTGGCTGAAGCGTGGGGTCAGAAGGCTGAGGTTTTCCTGCAGTTGATAGATTCAGGTGCTGGGCTTGAGGCAGTAGGAACTTTAGGGATTCCGGAGAATAAGGAGCTGCGGCACCGTCTTGAAGGGTATCTGTTCCCGGAAACCTATGAGCTGGCCAAGGACAGCACTCCTCAGCAGGTCATCGAGGCTATGCTGGAGCAGCTGGTGAAGAAGCTGGATACGATTCCTGAGTGGAAGGCGAAGCTGGCAAACCGCGGACTTACATTGCATGAGCTCATGACTGTTGCTTCGCTCGTAGAGCGTGAGGTTGTAGTGAACGAGGAACGTCCACTGGTCGCCGGAATCATCTATAACAGACTGGACAAGGGGCAGAAGCTGGAGATTGACGCTACGGTCCAGTATTTGCTGGACAAGCAGAAGGAACGGCTCTACGAGAAGGATCTGAAGGTGGAGAGCCCTTATAATACGTACAAGCAGGAGGGACTTCCGCCTGGACCGATCAGCAGCCCGGGGCTTGCCTCCATTGAAGCCGCGATGACTCCGGAAATATCGGAATATTTCTTCTATGTGACCAAGAAGGATGGTTCCCAGGGGCATTTATTCGCCAAGACCTATAAGGAACATTTAGCCAATATCGAAAAAAGCAAACAAAATCAGTAG
- a CDS encoding MerR family transcriptional regulator: MMKIQELADRMGLTIHTIRFYEKEGLLDERHVRRESNNYRNYSEEAVRRLKLIKKFQSIGCSLAELKEALQDHDTNGRTNLQIIDWIHSKKLVIEHKKEEYEQMLVTLNWMLEYRTLLMTDPQRAQEMMKSWQAGSSV; this comes from the coding sequence ATGATGAAAATTCAGGAACTGGCGGACAGGATGGGACTCACGATCCATACGATCCGCTTTTATGAAAAGGAAGGCCTGCTCGATGAACGGCATGTGCGCCGGGAAAGCAACAATTACCGCAATTATTCAGAAGAGGCTGTACGGCGGCTGAAGCTCATCAAGAAGTTTCAGTCGATTGGCTGTTCGCTGGCTGAGCTAAAAGAGGCTCTGCAGGACCACGATACCAATGGCCGGACCAACCTGCAGATTATTGATTGGATTCACAGCAAGAAGCTGGTGATTGAACACAAGAAGGAAGAGTATGAGCAAATGCTGGTCACCCTTAACTGGATGCTGGAGTACCGGACGCTGCTGATGACAGATCCGCAGCGGGCGCAAGAGATGATGAAGAGCTGGCAGGCGGGCTCATCAGTGTGA
- a CDS encoding Gfo/Idh/MocA family protein has translation MLSYRRGLPRFRKVKEWLDTGAIGEIRFVRTLHMTKPLAAVCEENWRVDPAISGGGLLLDVGSHTLDLLDFLLGPIKDVSGHASNFGSPYAPEDTVSGRYLFESGVHGMGIWCFNAYSNEDVTEIVGSRGSITFSTFADQPVILRTEDGSHPESIAHPPHIQQPLIQSIVDELLGRGTAIRTSRVMDELVRNYNGR, from the coding sequence ATGCTGTCTTACCGGAGAGGGCTTCCGCGCTTCCGCAAGGTCAAGGAGTGGCTGGATACGGGAGCGATCGGCGAAATCAGATTCGTGCGCACCCTGCATATGACTAAACCGCTCGCGGCGGTATGTGAGGAGAACTGGCGGGTGGACCCGGCCATTTCCGGCGGCGGCTTATTGCTGGATGTGGGCAGCCATACGCTGGATCTGCTCGATTTCCTGCTTGGCCCGATTAAGGATGTCAGCGGACATGCGTCCAACTTCGGAAGCCCTTATGCACCGGAAGATACGGTTTCCGGGCGGTACCTGTTTGAATCGGGCGTCCATGGAATGGGCATCTGGTGTTTCAATGCCTATTCAAACGAAGATGTTACAGAAATCGTCGGCAGCCGCGGCAGCATCACCTTCTCCACCTTTGCTGACCAGCCGGTTATTCTCCGGACGGAAGACGGGTCGCACCCTGAATCCATTGCCCACCCGCCCCATATCCAGCAGCCGCTGATCCAGTCCATTGTAGATGAGCTTCTGGGACGCGGCACCGCTATCCGCACCAGCCGCGTGATGGATGAGCTAGTGCGGAATTACAACGGACGCTGA
- the alaS gene encoding alanine--tRNA ligase — protein MKASEIRSKWLHFFESKGHRIEPSASLVPHNDPSLLWINAGMAPLKAYFDGREIPENPRLTNSQKCIRTNDIENVGKTRRHHTFFEMLGNFSIGDYFKEEAITWAWEFLTGKEWIGFDGDRISVTVYAEDEEAFKLWNEKVGLPAERIIKLGDENFWDIGEGPCGPCSEIFYDRGEAYGNDMSDPEMYPGGENERWLEVWNLVFSQFNHNKDGSYTPLPNKNIDTGAGLERFASILQDVDSNFDTDLFQPIIQKTAGLAGVTYKDNVEQDIALKVIADHVRTVTFAVGDGVLPSNEGRGYIIRRLLRRAVRYGKTLGLDRPFLHELTETVGDIMGVYYPSVVENREYIAKIIRLEEERFHETLSDGLAILGEISAKAKADGLSAIAGADAFKLYDTYGFPFDLTEDFASEQGLTVDREGFDAAMQEQRDRARAARQDSASMKIQGGALAELTVKSEFVGYNDTVTESKVLAIVVDGALVDVVSEGAECQVILATTPFYAESGGQVSDTGLLTGGAVTAKVTGLFKAPHGQHVHLVTVEAGDLKVGDTVRAEVNRAQREDIVKNHTATHLLHKALKEVLGGHVNQAGSLVEGSRLRFDFSHFGAITPEELSDIEQRVNAQIWRGLDVVIENKPIDEAKAMGAMALFGEKYGNIVRVVQVGDYSLELCGGCHVANTSQIGIFKLLSESGIGSGVRRIEAVTGRYAYQFTESQLDLLKQSAALLKSSLTDVPKRIEALHAQVRELGRENESLQSKLSATFAAELTSSVITVGGGTQLLAVSVQAGNIDALRSTADELKSKLPDAVLVLGAVMDDKVNFVVAVPQDLVKKGFHAGKLVKEIAAVCGGGGGGRPDMAQAGGKDASKLGEALKKAEELVAALA, from the coding sequence ATGAAAGCAAGTGAAATCCGTTCCAAATGGCTGCATTTTTTTGAGAGTAAAGGTCACCGCATTGAGCCGAGCGCATCGCTCGTGCCTCACAACGATCCATCGCTGCTGTGGATTAACGCAGGCATGGCGCCGCTGAAGGCCTACTTCGACGGACGGGAGATTCCTGAGAATCCCCGCCTGACTAACTCACAGAAATGTATCCGTACCAATGATATTGAGAACGTAGGCAAGACGCGCCGTCACCACACGTTCTTCGAGATGCTGGGTAACTTCTCCATCGGCGATTACTTCAAGGAAGAAGCAATTACCTGGGCATGGGAATTCCTGACCGGCAAGGAATGGATCGGCTTTGACGGCGACCGGATTTCCGTTACCGTGTATGCAGAGGACGAAGAAGCGTTCAAGCTGTGGAATGAAAAAGTCGGTCTGCCTGCAGAACGCATCATCAAGCTGGGCGACGAGAACTTCTGGGATATCGGCGAGGGCCCTTGCGGCCCTTGCTCGGAAATCTTCTATGACCGCGGCGAAGCTTACGGCAATGACATGAGTGATCCTGAGATGTATCCGGGCGGCGAGAACGAACGCTGGCTGGAAGTGTGGAACCTCGTGTTCTCGCAGTTCAACCATAATAAGGACGGCAGCTACACACCGCTTCCTAACAAGAATATTGATACCGGTGCAGGTCTGGAGCGCTTCGCTTCCATCCTGCAGGATGTGGACTCCAACTTCGATACCGATCTGTTCCAGCCGATTATCCAGAAGACTGCCGGTCTTGCCGGTGTAACCTACAAGGATAATGTTGAACAGGATATCGCGCTAAAAGTCATTGCTGACCACGTGCGTACCGTTACTTTTGCAGTAGGTGACGGAGTACTTCCTTCTAATGAAGGACGCGGATATATTATCCGCCGTCTGCTCCGCCGTGCCGTACGTTACGGCAAGACCCTGGGACTGGATCGTCCGTTCCTGCATGAGCTGACAGAGACCGTTGGCGACATTATGGGAGTATATTATCCTTCCGTTGTGGAGAACCGTGAATATATTGCCAAAATCATCCGTCTGGAAGAGGAACGCTTCCATGAAACACTGTCCGACGGTCTGGCTATCCTGGGCGAGATCAGCGCCAAAGCCAAAGCTGACGGCCTGAGTGCAATTGCCGGAGCCGACGCATTCAAGCTCTATGACACTTACGGCTTCCCGTTTGACCTGACCGAAGACTTCGCTTCCGAGCAAGGGCTTACGGTTGACCGTGAAGGCTTTGATGCCGCGATGCAGGAGCAGCGCGACCGTGCCAGAGCAGCACGCCAGGACAGTGCCAGCATGAAGATCCAGGGCGGCGCACTGGCCGAGCTGACGGTTAAAAGTGAATTTGTTGGATATAATGACACGGTAACCGAGTCCAAAGTGCTGGCAATTGTTGTTGACGGCGCACTTGTAGATGTCGTCAGCGAAGGCGCTGAATGCCAGGTTATTCTTGCAACGACTCCGTTCTACGCTGAGAGCGGCGGTCAAGTCAGCGACACCGGACTGTTGACCGGCGGCGCTGTGACTGCCAAGGTTACCGGACTCTTCAAAGCTCCGCACGGCCAGCATGTGCACCTTGTTACTGTCGAGGCCGGAGACCTGAAGGTTGGAGATACAGTCCGTGCCGAAGTGAACCGTGCACAGCGTGAAGATATCGTGAAGAACCATACGGCAACCCACCTGCTGCACAAAGCATTGAAGGAAGTGCTTGGCGGCCATGTCAATCAGGCAGGCTCGTTAGTAGAAGGCTCGCGCCTGCGCTTTGACTTCTCGCATTTCGGAGCTATCACGCCGGAGGAGCTTAGCGACATTGAGCAGCGCGTGAACGCCCAGATCTGGCGCGGCCTGGACGTAGTCATTGAGAACAAGCCGATTGATGAAGCCAAAGCTATGGGAGCGATGGCACTCTTCGGAGAGAAATACGGCAATATCGTCCGTGTCGTGCAGGTCGGCGACTACAGCCTTGAGCTGTGCGGCGGATGCCATGTAGCCAATACATCGCAGATCGGAATCTTCAAGCTGCTCAGCGAGAGCGGCATCGGTTCCGGTGTGCGCCGGATCGAAGCGGTTACCGGCCGCTATGCCTACCAGTTCACAGAGAGCCAGCTGGACTTGCTGAAGCAATCGGCAGCACTGCTGAAGTCCTCGCTTACGGATGTGCCTAAGCGGATCGAAGCCCTGCATGCCCAGGTTCGTGAGCTGGGCCGCGAGAATGAATCCCTGCAGTCTAAGCTGAGCGCGACCTTTGCAGCTGAGCTGACCAGCAGTGTGATTACAGTAGGCGGCGGTACGCAGCTGCTGGCGGTATCCGTCCAAGCCGGCAATATCGATGCACTGCGCTCGACCGCAGATGAACTGAAATCCAAGCTTCCGGATGCCGTACTGGTACTCGGTGCAGTGATGGATGACAAAGTGAACTTTGTGGTTGCTGTGCCGCAGGACCTGGTGAAGAAAGGCTTCCACGCCGGCAAGCTGGTTAAAGAAATCGCTGCTGTCTGCGGCGGCGGCGGCGGCGGACGTCCGGACATGGCACAGGCTGGCGGCAAGGATGCCTCCAAGCTGGGCGAAGCACTGAAGAAGGCCGAAGAGCTTGTAGCTGCATTGGCTTAA
- a CDS encoding MFS transporter: MITAVLVLCSLVVVSGIYVTLPLGSLLADAFQASPARVAWASSAFTFAYALGFLLFAPLSERFGRWPLMLSGLLALGLITPMLGLAPGLSALIALRAVQGLAAATFAPTVMIYVAESFPQERRVAAMGFVSTGFLVSAIAGQLFSSAVSEKWGWSYVFYIHGGLCLVATVLFSIFIPRGEEIRTKAGLAALYKQLPALFLQKRLVLCYLICLTILLTFVGMYTIFQDYLTKLSFALTAAQLMQVRAAGLAGMILAPFAGRLAAKFGFKRTLQAGLLLAAAGLGAVGLSSSLPVLVVMSIVYISGISVMIPVLISLIGLLAGERRGPAITVYSLMLFIGASAGPQVALNLLKAGSSLSAFEALAALLLVAFGLSCFIKAPEI; this comes from the coding sequence ATGATAACTGCCGTTCTGGTCCTTTGTTCACTTGTTGTCGTATCCGGCATCTATGTTACGCTGCCGTTAGGCTCCTTATTGGCTGATGCCTTTCAGGCATCGCCGGCCAGGGTGGCATGGGCAAGCAGTGCTTTTACGTTCGCTTACGCCTTGGGATTCCTGCTGTTTGCTCCACTGTCTGAGCGTTTCGGCCGCTGGCCTCTGATGCTCTCAGGTCTGCTGGCTCTTGGTCTTATCACCCCTATGCTGGGGCTGGCGCCGGGCCTATCTGCTCTGATTGCGCTCCGCGCAGTACAAGGACTGGCCGCAGCAACCTTTGCGCCGACGGTTATGATCTATGTCGCCGAGAGCTTCCCGCAAGAACGCAGAGTTGCCGCCATGGGCTTTGTAAGCACCGGATTTCTTGTTTCGGCCATCGCCGGGCAGCTGTTCAGCAGTGCGGTCAGTGAAAAATGGGGCTGGAGTTATGTATTTTATATTCATGGGGGCTTATGTCTCGTAGCCACAGTGTTGTTCAGCATCTTCATTCCGCGGGGTGAAGAGATCAGGACAAAGGCAGGGCTGGCCGCACTCTACAAACAGCTGCCCGCCTTATTCCTCCAAAAACGGCTTGTGCTGTGCTATCTGATCTGCCTGACGATTCTTCTCACGTTTGTCGGCATGTACACGATATTTCAGGACTATTTGACGAAGCTTTCCTTTGCTCTTACTGCCGCTCAGCTCATGCAGGTAAGAGCCGCAGGACTCGCGGGAATGATCCTGGCGCCGTTTGCGGGACGTCTGGCAGCCAAATTCGGCTTCAAGCGAACGCTCCAAGCCGGACTTCTGCTCGCTGCCGCAGGCCTTGGCGCAGTCGGATTAAGCTCCAGCCTGCCCGTACTTGTCGTAATGAGCATTGTTTATATTTCCGGCATCTCCGTCATGATACCTGTACTGATATCACTGATAGGCTTGCTCGCAGGAGAGAGGCGCGGCCCGGCAATCACCGTATATTCGCTTATGCTGTTCATTGGGGCCTCAGCGGGTCCGCAGGTTGCACTGAATCTGTTAAAAGCAGGCAGCAGTCTGTCGGCGTTTGAAGCACTGGCTGCACTTTTACTTGTTGCCTTCGGGTTATCCTGTTTCATTAAGGCGCCTGAAATATGA
- a CDS encoding DUF1292 domain-containing protein gives MTNEQIGQEEEPEIIYIPDEEGNEEEFEVIMKFEVDGSDAKYMMVVPLDSEDEETDEVYAFRYEEDGDDLQLFMIENDEEWAIVEETFNTLVDELDGGAEND, from the coding sequence ATGACAAACGAGCAGATCGGCCAAGAAGAAGAACCGGAAATTATCTATATCCCTGATGAGGAAGGTAATGAAGAGGAATTTGAGGTCATCATGAAGTTTGAAGTCGACGGATCGGATGCGAAGTATATGATGGTGGTTCCACTCGATTCCGAGGATGAAGAGACCGATGAGGTCTATGCGTTCCGTTACGAAGAAGACGGCGATGACTTGCAGCTCTTCATGATCGAGAATGACGAGGAATGGGCTATTGTAGAAGAAACCTTCAATACTTTGGTAGATGAGCTGGATGGAGGAGCGGAGAATGACTGA
- a CDS encoding DUF1292 domain-containing protein — protein sequence MTDFSADQAVWTSKLKEVYGETVELEDEQGKSSVYDIIAEFAVGDRAYAVLAGSGRAAEQEILRIVVSPDGLPELESIMDDEEWEDVSELYDELTFPAEDTE from the coding sequence ATGACTGATTTTTCCGCTGATCAAGCGGTATGGACTTCGAAGCTCAAAGAGGTATACGGAGAAACAGTAGAACTGGAAGATGAGCAGGGGAAGTCTTCCGTTTACGATATTATTGCTGAATTTGCTGTCGGTGACCGTGCTTATGCTGTTTTGGCCGGTTCAGGAAGAGCTGCGGAGCAGGAAATTCTGCGGATCGTGGTTTCCCCTGACGGGCTTCCTGAGCTGGAGAGCATTATGGACGATGAAGAGTGGGAGGATGTTTCCGAGCTGTATGATGAGCTCACCTTCCCTGCTGAAGACACCGAATAA
- a CDS encoding peptidase U32 family protein — protein MGTMTKPQFKGKRYRLDKPELLAPAGNLEKLKFAVHYGADAVYIGGQKYGLRSGADNFTFEEMREGVEFAKKYGAKVFVATNIYAHNEDIAGIEEYLRNLYEAGIAAIIVADPVIVDTALRLVPGLEVHLSTQQSTLNWQAVSFWKQEGLPRVVLGRETSLEEIAEIKQHVDIEIESFIHGAMCSSYSGRCVLSNHFTDRDSNRGGCCQSCRWKYDLFEDARPEGTWVSEEDQAEAPQALQPGVTQLPLHQPEDNQFSMGSKDLCMLESIPDLIEAGIDSFKIEGRMKSIHYVATVVNAYRKAIDAYMEDPEGYVLKPEWLEELQKAANRPLNTGFFYDTPDHEDHIYEPEEKAAPYDFAGLVLEYDAESGMALVQQRNNFKPGQEVEFFGPDDTFFKQTVGELWDEAGNPLDVARHPLQRVRMKVDQPVAYFDMMRKRK, from the coding sequence ATGGGAACCATGACCAAGCCCCAATTCAAGGGCAAACGTTACCGTCTGGACAAACCGGAGCTCCTGGCTCCGGCAGGAAACTTAGAGAAATTGAAATTCGCCGTGCATTATGGTGCGGATGCAGTATATATCGGAGGACAGAAATACGGCCTGCGCTCGGGGGCGGATAATTTCACTTTTGAGGAAATGCGCGAAGGTGTTGAATTTGCCAAGAAGTATGGCGCCAAAGTATTCGTAGCGACTAATATCTATGCTCACAATGAAGACATCGCCGGGATTGAAGAATACCTGCGTAACTTATATGAAGCCGGCATTGCTGCCATTATTGTAGCTGATCCGGTGATTGTGGATACCGCGCTTCGCCTGGTACCGGGACTTGAGGTGCATCTCAGTACCCAGCAGTCCACGCTTAACTGGCAGGCAGTATCTTTCTGGAAGCAGGAAGGGCTGCCGCGGGTCGTGCTTGGCCGGGAGACCAGCCTGGAGGAGATTGCCGAGATCAAGCAGCATGTGGATATTGAGATCGAGAGCTTCATCCACGGGGCGATGTGCTCCTCATATTCCGGACGTTGTGTATTGTCCAACCATTTCACAGACCGTGACTCCAACCGCGGGGGCTGCTGCCAGTCCTGCCGCTGGAAATATGATCTGTTCGAAGATGCCCGCCCGGAAGGAACGTGGGTATCTGAAGAGGATCAGGCTGAGGCGCCTCAGGCATTGCAGCCTGGTGTGACCCAGCTGCCGCTGCACCAGCCTGAGGATAATCAGTTCTCGATGGGTTCGAAGGATCTGTGCATGCTGGAGAGCATTCCTGATCTGATCGAAGCCGGCATTGACAGCTTCAAGATCGAAGGCCGGATGAAGTCGATTCACTACGTTGCAACTGTGGTCAATGCCTACCGCAAAGCGATTGATGCTTATATGGAGGACCCGGAAGGTTATGTCCTGAAGCCGGAATGGCTGGAGGAGCTGCAGAAGGCTGCTAACCGTCCGCTGAATACAGGCTTCTTCTACGATACGCCGGATCATGAGGATCATATCTATGAGCCGGAAGAGAAAGCAGCCCCGTATGATTTCGCCGGCCTAGTGCTTGAGTATGATGCGGAGAGCGGCATGGCTCTCGTTCAGCAGCGCAACAACTTCAAGCCGGGCCAGGAAGTGGAATTCTTCGGACCGGACGATACCTTCTTCAAGCAGACCGTCGGCGAGCTGTGGGACGAGGCGGGAAATCCGCTCGATGTTGCCCGTCATCCGCTGCAGCGGGTGCGCATGAAGGTGGATCAGCCTGTAGCTTATTTTGACATGATGCGTAAAAGAAAATAG
- a CDS encoding peptidase U32 family protein produces the protein MNNKPELLATAASLEEAAALLEAGATALLIGDDRFGMRLAGHFSLEDTAAAVALAHDKGAKVYVSINGLISNKMLEELPAYVKAIGELGVDGVDFGDPAVLAAVKAEAPGLKLHWNAEMTSTNYATANYWGSKGASRVVLARELNMDEMTEMVPHLQVEAQVQVHGMTNIYHSKRKLVASYMSHQGRPGDGGSLGRERGLFLIEAERPNEKFPIYEDENGTHIMSSDDICILEDLHFLLKAGVHSLKIEGLLKPVSYNVAVVKAYRHAIDMFIADPAEYAYDEAWMDEIRALQDPERELSFGFFYKEQVY, from the coding sequence ATGAATAACAAACCGGAGCTGCTGGCGACAGCAGCCTCGCTGGAAGAAGCGGCGGCTTTGCTTGAGGCAGGCGCAACTGCGCTGCTGATCGGAGATGACCGTTTCGGTATGCGGCTCGCCGGGCATTTCTCGCTTGAAGATACTGCAGCGGCTGTAGCGCTTGCTCATGATAAAGGCGCCAAGGTGTACGTAAGCATAAACGGGCTGATCTCCAATAAGATGCTGGAGGAGCTGCCGGCTTATGTGAAGGCAATCGGCGAACTGGGTGTAGACGGGGTTGATTTCGGAGACCCGGCTGTCCTGGCAGCCGTGAAGGCAGAAGCGCCAGGACTTAAGCTGCACTGGAATGCAGAGATGACTTCTACCAATTATGCCACAGCTAACTATTGGGGCAGCAAGGGAGCTTCGCGGGTCGTTCTGGCACGTGAGCTGAATATGGATGAAATGACCGAAATGGTGCCCCATCTGCAAGTTGAGGCCCAGGTGCAGGTGCATGGCATGACGAATATTTATCATTCCAAGCGTAAGCTGGTAGCCAGCTATATGTCCCATCAGGGGCGTCCGGGTGATGGCGGAAGTCTTGGCAGAGAGCGCGGACTCTTCCTGATCGAAGCGGAACGTCCGAACGAGAAATTCCCGATTTATGAGGATGAGAACGGAACGCATATCATGAGCTCGGACGATATTTGTATCCTTGAGGATCTGCATTTCCTGCTGAAGGCCGGCGTGCACAGCCTGAAGATTGAAGGGCTGCTGAAGCCGGTGTCGTACAATGTTGCTGTGGTTAAGGCGTATCGCCATGCCATTGACATGTTTATTGCAGATCCGGCTGAATATGCTTACGATGAGGCTTGGATGGATGAGATCCGGGCGCTGCAGGACCCTGAGCGTGAACTGTCGTTCGGCTTCTTCTACAAAGAACAGGTATATTAA
- a CDS encoding IreB family regulatory phosphoprotein, producing the protein MDSMDKTVKFNVKGDEKEASPQEILLAVYDALVEKEYHPINQIVGYLLSGDPAYIPRHNNARSLVRRKERDELIEELVRFYLANHRVDQPK; encoded by the coding sequence ATGGACTCCATGGACAAAACGGTCAAATTCAATGTGAAGGGCGACGAAAAGGAAGCTTCTCCCCAGGAAATTTTACTCGCCGTGTACGACGCGCTGGTGGAGAAGGAATATCATCCGATCAACCAGATCGTAGGGTATCTTCTTTCCGGAGATCCGGCTTACATTCCGCGCCACAACAATGCGAGAAGTTTGGTCCGGAGAAAAGAACGTGATGAGCTGATTGAGGAACTGGTCCGTTTCTATCTGGCCAATCATCGGGTGGATCAGCCGAAATGA
- the ruvX gene encoding Holliday junction resolvase RuvX codes for MKKLGLDYGDRRIGVATSDIFGWTAQALETIERRGNGNEFDRIRELVKEYEIGEIVVGLPKNMNGSVGPRGEICIEFADQLREQLDLPVHLWDERLTTVSAERVLIDGDVSRKKRKGIVDKMAAALILQNFLDANSKR; via the coding sequence ATGAAGAAGCTGGGACTGGATTACGGCGACCGCAGAATCGGTGTTGCCACAAGCGATATTTTCGGATGGACAGCGCAGGCTCTGGAGACGATTGAGCGGCGCGGAAACGGCAACGAATTCGACCGTATCCGTGAACTGGTCAAGGAGTACGAAATCGGTGAGATTGTCGTTGGACTGCCGAAGAATATGAACGGCTCAGTAGGACCCCGTGGCGAAATATGCATCGAATTCGCAGACCAGCTGCGGGAGCAACTTGATTTACCCGTACACCTTTGGGATGAGCGTCTGACGACGGTATCCGCTGAGCGGGTGCTGATTGATGGGGACGTCAGTCGGAAGAAACGCAAAGGGATTGTGGACAAAATGGCCGCAGCCCTGATTTTGCAAAATTTTTTGGATGCTAACAGTAAAAGGTGA